The Penaeus monodon isolate SGIC_2016 chromosome 5, NSTDA_Pmon_1, whole genome shotgun sequence genome window below encodes:
- the LOC119573272 gene encoding formin-like protein isoform X1: MDLPPDKAKLLKQYDDVKKWDMICDQERVSAKDPPSHYLNKLKTYLDPKASRSSRKRKMVGESTSTQVLRDLEISLRTNHIEWVREFLSEENQGLDVLVDYLTFRLMMLRHEQRLRESLEDEEESKNINGQLKPSVEINSPRMKRASRHVQKLNMGDSKDDIHVCIMCLRAIMNNKYGFNLVFEHREAISCIALSLNHRSLRTKALVLELLAAICLVKGGHEIILNAFNNFKDVCSETQRFQTLMNYFSNYDCFYIEFMVACMQFINIVVHSVEDMNFRVHLQYEFTQLGLDDYLEKLRHHESEELQIQISAYLDNVFDVAALMEDSETKTAALERVAELEDELSHLAERMSEMEAESLAKLVELEGELVELRRQKEELENVNSQVQEEVSTLRREVNQKSEESRQRQSLLEKQIVELETLARSKSHKTSGDIFDGPGPAPPPPPPPPPPSVGMAPAPPPPPLPGTGGCPPAPPKLPFGMVSGPRPPPPIPPSMAAAVMSPPDSMTIKKKVNTKYKLPTLNWVALKPNQVRGTVFNELDDEKLFNCIDFSDFEEHFKIGQGGPGMANGDVSEVDALHGFGSKRFKKPELTSLMEHTRLRNIAISRRKLDLPFDIVSRAINSLDLKTLSVESVELLQRMIPNDSEVKAYREYERDRKPVNQLTDEDQYMLQLSKVDRLSTKLQIMSFIANFFDSVHTVTPQVHAIITASRSVRNSNKLKKVLEVILAFGNYMNSSKRGPAYGFKLSSLDTLCDTKSADKKMSVMHYIQETMRAKFPDITNFDAELRFIEKAAQVSLENIITDVSELEKGMEQAKKEYERGRDMRSVEGQAASSVLKDFLSNSEEKLKKLKAEAKTAQAAFAEVLEYYGESSRSMAPNTFFAIFVRFTKTYKMVEQENEQRRRLEAASKAAALNQQKQQQQQQESQQVVRNNKINARKQQAYGGEEALMSEMKARGVVADKRLLSQEDVYHGALEDILIGLKNEPYRRADAVRRSQRKRNENVRLSRTLDDMEF, from the exons ATGGATTTGCCGCCAGACAAAGCCAAACTCCTGAAACAATACGACGACGTCAAAAAGTGGGACATGATATGCGACCAGGAGCGGGTGAGCGCGAAGGACCCGCCCTCGCACTACCTCAACAAGCTCAAGACCTACCTTGATCCTAAGGCTTCCAGGTCAAGCAGG AAACGCAAAATGGTCGGTGAGTCTACATCTACACAAGTTTTAAGGGATCTAGAGATCTCCCTTAGAACAAACCACATCGA GTGGGTCCGGGAGTTCTTGAGTGAAGAAAACCAAGGACTAGATGTTCTAGTGGACTATTTAACCTTTAGACTCATGATGCTCAG ACATGAGCAGAGATTACGAGAGAGTctagaagatgaagaggaatcGAAAAACATAAACGGTCAACTGAAACCATCAGTTGAAATTAACTCCCCACGAATGAAACGAGCGTCACGACATGTACAGAAGCTAAACATGGGAGATTCGAAGGATGACATCCATGTCTGCATCATGTGCTTGAGGGCTATCATGAACAACAAA TATGGATTCAACCTAGTTTTCGAACATCGAGAAGCCATCAGTTGTATTGCACTAAGTCTTAATCATAGGAGTTTAAG gacAAAGGCACTAGTCCTAGAGCTCTTAGCAGCCATCTGTTTAGTGAAGGGAGGACATGAAATCATTCTCAATGCTTTCAATAACTTCAAGGATGTCTGCTCTGAGACACAACGTTTCCAGACACTCATGAATTATTTCTCAAACTATGACTGTTTTTACATTGAATTCATG gTGGCATGTATGCAGTTCATCAACATTGTGGTACACAGTGTAGAGGACATGAACTTCCGTGTACATCTGCAGTATGAATTCACACAGCTAGGCCTTGATGACTACCTGGAGAAGCTAAGACACCACGAAAGCGAAGAATTAcag ATTCAAATTTCTGCATACCTCGATAATGTTTTTGATGTTGCTGCGCTCATGGAAGACAGCGAAACAAAGACGGCAGCACTGGAAAGGGTGGCAGAGCTGGAAGATGAACTCTCACAC TTGGCAGAGAGGATGTCTGAAATGGAAGCAGAATCACTTGCTAAACTAGTGGAACTGGAAGGAGAGTTGGTAGAGTTACGCAGGCAAAAAGAGGAATTGGAAAACGTTAATAGCCAG GTTCAAGAGGAAGTATCAACTCTACGAAGGGAAGTGAACCAGAAGAGTGAGGAGTCACGGCAAAGACAGTCATTATTGGAGAAGCAGATTGTAGAACTCGAAACACTTGCTCGCTCAAAATCTCATAAAacca GTGGCGATATCTTTGATGGGCCAGGGCCagctcctccacccccaccaccaccacctccccccagtGTTGGGATGGCTCCcgctccaccaccaccaccacttccaggTACTGGTGGTTGTCCACCTGCACCTCCCAAATTACCATTTGGTATGGTGAGTGGCCCCAGACCCCCTCCACCCATACCTCCTTCCATGGCAGCTGCTGTCATGTCTCCTCCTGACTCCATGACCATCAAGAAGAAGGTCAACACCAAATACAAGCTTCCGACACTCAACTGGGTGGCATTGAAACCTAACCAG GTGAGAGGGACGGTCTTCAACGAACTAGACGATGAGAAGCTCTTTAACTGCATAGACTTCTCTGACTTCGAAGAGCACTTTAAGATTGGCCAAGGGGGCCCAGGAATGGCCAATGGGGATGTTTCAGAGGTCGACGCACTCCATGGATTTGGGAGCAAGAGATTCAAGAAGCCTGAATTAACCTCCTTGATGGAACACACACGGTTGAGAAATATTG CCATCTCCAGGCGAAAACTGGATCTGCCATTTGACATAGTTAGCAGAGCCATCAATTCGTTAGACTTAAAGACGCTGAGTGTAGAGAGTGTGGAACTCCTTCAGCGCATGATACCCAATGATTCAGAG GTCAAGGCGTATCGTGAGTACGAACGTGATCGGAAACCTGTGAACCAGCTGACAGATGAAGACCAGTACATGCTCCAGCTCAGCAAGGTGGACAGACTGAGTACCAAACTACAGATTATGAGCTTTATTGCCAACTTCTTTGACAGTGTACATACTGTCACTCCA CAAGTTCATGCAATCATCACAGCATCGCGCTCAGTTAGAAATAGTAACAAGTTGAAAAAAGTACTTGAAGTAATTCTTGCTTTTG GTAACTACATGAATAGCAGCAAACGTGGTCCAGCGTATGGCTTCAAACTTTCGAGTCTGGATACTTTGTGTGATACAAAGTCAGCGGACAAAAAGATGAGTGTGATGCATTACATTCAGGAAACCATGAGAGCGAAGTTCCCAGATATCACTAATTTCGACGCAGAACTAAGGTTTATTGAAAAGGCTGCACAGG TATCACTGGAGAATATTATCACAGATGTCAGTGAACTAGAAAAGGGTATGGAGCAAGCAAAGAAGGAATATGAACGGGGAAGAGACATGAGGAGTGTGGAGGGACAGGCTGCATCTAGTGTGCTCAAGGATTTCTTGAGTAATTCAGAGGAAAAGTTGAAAAAG TTGAAAGCGGAGGCCAAGACAGCACAAGCGGCCTTTGCAGAAGTGTTAGAGTACTATGGAGAGAGCTCAAGAAGTATGGCTCCTAACACCTTCTTTGCCATTTTTGTCCGTTTCACCAAAACTTATAAG ATGGTGGAGCAAGAGAATGAGCAGCGGCGCCGATTAGAGGCTGCCTCCAAAGCAGCAGCTCTGAACCAACagaagcaacaacagcagcagcaagaaAGTCAGCAGGTGGTTAGAAACAACAAAATCAATGCACGTAAACAACAG gctTACGGAGGAGAG GAGGCGCTGATGAGTGAAATGAAGGCGCGTGGTGTGGTTGCAGATAAACGCCTTCTTTCTCAAGAGGACGTTTACCATGGAGCTCTTGAGGATATCCTCATTGGCCTGAAAAATGAGCCATACCGACGAGCTGATGCAGTAAGGAGAAGCCAGAGGAAACGTAATGAAAATGTGAGACTCTCCCGTACTTTGGATGACATGGAATTTTAA
- the LOC119573272 gene encoding formin-like protein isoform X2, translating to MDLPPDKAKLLKQYDDVKKWDMICDQERVSAKDPPSHYLNKLKTYLDPKASRSSRKRKMVGESTSTQVLRDLEISLRTNHIEWVREFLSEENQGLDVLVDYLTFRLMMLRHEQRLRESLEDEEESKNINGQLKPSVEINSPRMKRASRHVQKLNMGDSKDDIHVCIMCLRAIMNNKYGFNLVFEHREAISCIALSLNHRSLRTKALVLELLAAICLVKGGHEIILNAFNNFKDVCSETQRFQTLMNYFSNYDCFYIEFMVACMQFINIVVHSVEDMNFRVHLQYEFTQLGLDDYLEKLRHHESEELQIQISAYLDNVFDVAALMEDSETKTAALERVAELEDELSHLAERMSEMEAESLAKLVELEGELVELRRQKEELENVNSQVQEEVSTLRREVNQKSEESRQRQSLLEKQIVELETLARSKSHKTSGDIFDGPGPAPPPPPPPPPPSVGMAPAPPPPPLPGTGGCPPAPPKLPFGMVSGPRPPPPIPPSMAAAVMSPPDSMTIKKKVNTKYKLPTLNWVALKPNQVRGTVFNELDDEKLFNCIDFSDFEEHFKIGQGGPGMANGDVSEVDALHGFGSKRFKKPELTSLMEHTRLRNIAISRRKLDLPFDIVSRAINSLDLKTLSVESVELLQRMIPNDSEVKAYREYERDRKPVNQLTDEDQYMLQLSKVDRLSTKLQIMSFIANFFDSVHTVTPQVHAIITASRSVRNSNKLKKVLEVILAFGNYMNSSKRGPAYGFKLSSLDTLCDTKSADKKMSVMHYIQETMRAKFPDITNFDAELRFIEKAAQVSLENIITDVSELEKGMEQAKKEYERGRDMRSVEGQAASSVLKDFLSNSEEKLKKLKAEAKTAQAAFAEVLEYYGESSRSMAPNTFFAIFVRFTKTYKMVEQENEQRRRLEAASKAAALNQQKQQQQQQESQQVVRNNKINARKQQAYGGEEALMSEMKARGVVADKRLLSQEDVYHGALEDILIGLKNEPYRRADAVRRSQRKRNENDWSDGLSSG from the exons ATGGATTTGCCGCCAGACAAAGCCAAACTCCTGAAACAATACGACGACGTCAAAAAGTGGGACATGATATGCGACCAGGAGCGGGTGAGCGCGAAGGACCCGCCCTCGCACTACCTCAACAAGCTCAAGACCTACCTTGATCCTAAGGCTTCCAGGTCAAGCAGG AAACGCAAAATGGTCGGTGAGTCTACATCTACACAAGTTTTAAGGGATCTAGAGATCTCCCTTAGAACAAACCACATCGA GTGGGTCCGGGAGTTCTTGAGTGAAGAAAACCAAGGACTAGATGTTCTAGTGGACTATTTAACCTTTAGACTCATGATGCTCAG ACATGAGCAGAGATTACGAGAGAGTctagaagatgaagaggaatcGAAAAACATAAACGGTCAACTGAAACCATCAGTTGAAATTAACTCCCCACGAATGAAACGAGCGTCACGACATGTACAGAAGCTAAACATGGGAGATTCGAAGGATGACATCCATGTCTGCATCATGTGCTTGAGGGCTATCATGAACAACAAA TATGGATTCAACCTAGTTTTCGAACATCGAGAAGCCATCAGTTGTATTGCACTAAGTCTTAATCATAGGAGTTTAAG gacAAAGGCACTAGTCCTAGAGCTCTTAGCAGCCATCTGTTTAGTGAAGGGAGGACATGAAATCATTCTCAATGCTTTCAATAACTTCAAGGATGTCTGCTCTGAGACACAACGTTTCCAGACACTCATGAATTATTTCTCAAACTATGACTGTTTTTACATTGAATTCATG gTGGCATGTATGCAGTTCATCAACATTGTGGTACACAGTGTAGAGGACATGAACTTCCGTGTACATCTGCAGTATGAATTCACACAGCTAGGCCTTGATGACTACCTGGAGAAGCTAAGACACCACGAAAGCGAAGAATTAcag ATTCAAATTTCTGCATACCTCGATAATGTTTTTGATGTTGCTGCGCTCATGGAAGACAGCGAAACAAAGACGGCAGCACTGGAAAGGGTGGCAGAGCTGGAAGATGAACTCTCACAC TTGGCAGAGAGGATGTCTGAAATGGAAGCAGAATCACTTGCTAAACTAGTGGAACTGGAAGGAGAGTTGGTAGAGTTACGCAGGCAAAAAGAGGAATTGGAAAACGTTAATAGCCAG GTTCAAGAGGAAGTATCAACTCTACGAAGGGAAGTGAACCAGAAGAGTGAGGAGTCACGGCAAAGACAGTCATTATTGGAGAAGCAGATTGTAGAACTCGAAACACTTGCTCGCTCAAAATCTCATAAAacca GTGGCGATATCTTTGATGGGCCAGGGCCagctcctccacccccaccaccaccacctccccccagtGTTGGGATGGCTCCcgctccaccaccaccaccacttccaggTACTGGTGGTTGTCCACCTGCACCTCCCAAATTACCATTTGGTATGGTGAGTGGCCCCAGACCCCCTCCACCCATACCTCCTTCCATGGCAGCTGCTGTCATGTCTCCTCCTGACTCCATGACCATCAAGAAGAAGGTCAACACCAAATACAAGCTTCCGACACTCAACTGGGTGGCATTGAAACCTAACCAG GTGAGAGGGACGGTCTTCAACGAACTAGACGATGAGAAGCTCTTTAACTGCATAGACTTCTCTGACTTCGAAGAGCACTTTAAGATTGGCCAAGGGGGCCCAGGAATGGCCAATGGGGATGTTTCAGAGGTCGACGCACTCCATGGATTTGGGAGCAAGAGATTCAAGAAGCCTGAATTAACCTCCTTGATGGAACACACACGGTTGAGAAATATTG CCATCTCCAGGCGAAAACTGGATCTGCCATTTGACATAGTTAGCAGAGCCATCAATTCGTTAGACTTAAAGACGCTGAGTGTAGAGAGTGTGGAACTCCTTCAGCGCATGATACCCAATGATTCAGAG GTCAAGGCGTATCGTGAGTACGAACGTGATCGGAAACCTGTGAACCAGCTGACAGATGAAGACCAGTACATGCTCCAGCTCAGCAAGGTGGACAGACTGAGTACCAAACTACAGATTATGAGCTTTATTGCCAACTTCTTTGACAGTGTACATACTGTCACTCCA CAAGTTCATGCAATCATCACAGCATCGCGCTCAGTTAGAAATAGTAACAAGTTGAAAAAAGTACTTGAAGTAATTCTTGCTTTTG GTAACTACATGAATAGCAGCAAACGTGGTCCAGCGTATGGCTTCAAACTTTCGAGTCTGGATACTTTGTGTGATACAAAGTCAGCGGACAAAAAGATGAGTGTGATGCATTACATTCAGGAAACCATGAGAGCGAAGTTCCCAGATATCACTAATTTCGACGCAGAACTAAGGTTTATTGAAAAGGCTGCACAGG TATCACTGGAGAATATTATCACAGATGTCAGTGAACTAGAAAAGGGTATGGAGCAAGCAAAGAAGGAATATGAACGGGGAAGAGACATGAGGAGTGTGGAGGGACAGGCTGCATCTAGTGTGCTCAAGGATTTCTTGAGTAATTCAGAGGAAAAGTTGAAAAAG TTGAAAGCGGAGGCCAAGACAGCACAAGCGGCCTTTGCAGAAGTGTTAGAGTACTATGGAGAGAGCTCAAGAAGTATGGCTCCTAACACCTTCTTTGCCATTTTTGTCCGTTTCACCAAAACTTATAAG ATGGTGGAGCAAGAGAATGAGCAGCGGCGCCGATTAGAGGCTGCCTCCAAAGCAGCAGCTCTGAACCAACagaagcaacaacagcagcagcaagaaAGTCAGCAGGTGGTTAGAAACAACAAAATCAATGCACGTAAACAACAG gctTACGGAGGAGAG GAGGCGCTGATGAGTGAAATGAAGGCGCGTGGTGTGGTTGCAGATAAACGCCTTCTTTCTCAAGAGGACGTTTACCATGGAGCTCTTGAGGATATCCTCATTGGCCTGAAAAATGAGCCATACCGACGAGCTGATGCAGTAAGGAGAAGCCAGAGGAAACGTAATGAAAAT GACTGGAGTGATGGTCTGAGCAGTGGCTGA
- the LOC119573272 gene encoding formin-like protein isoform X3: MDLPPDKAKLLKQYDDVKKWDMICDQERVSAKDPPSHYLNKLKTYLDPKASRSSRKRKMVGESTSTQVLRDLEISLRTNHIEWVREFLSEENQGLDVLVDYLTFRLMMLRHEQRLRESLEDEEESKNINGQLKPSVEINSPRMKRASRHVQKLNMGDSKDDIHVCIMCLRAIMNNKYGFNLVFEHREAISCIALSLNHRSLRTKALVLELLAAICLVKGGHEIILNAFNNFKDVCSETQRFQTLMNYFSNYDCFYIEFMVACMQFINIVVHSVEDMNFRVHLQYEFTQLGLDDYLEKLRHHESEELQIQISAYLDNVFDVAALMEDSETKTAALERVAELEDELSHLAERMSEMEAESLAKLVELEGELVELRRQKEELENVNSQVQEEVSTLRREVNQKSEESRQRQSLLEKQIVELETLARSKSHKTSGDIFDGPGPAPPPPPPPPPPSVGMAPAPPPPPLPGTGGCPPAPPKLPFGMVSGPRPPPPIPPSMAAAVMSPPDSMTIKKKVNTKYKLPTLNWVALKPNQVRGTVFNELDDEKLFNCIDFSDFEEHFKIGQGGPGMANGDVSEVDALHGFGSKRFKKPELTSLMEHTRLRNIAISRRKLDLPFDIVSRAINSLDLKTLSVESVELLQRMIPNDSEVKAYREYERDRKPVNQLTDEDQYMLQLSKVDRLSTKLQIMSFIANFFDSVHTVTPQVHAIITASRSVRNSNKLKKVLEVILAFGNYMNSSKRGPAYGFKLSSLDTLCDTKSADKKMSVMHYIQETMRAKFPDITNFDAELRFIEKAAQVSLENIITDVSELEKGMEQAKKEYERGRDMRSVEGQAASSVLKDFLSNSEEKLKKLKAEAKTAQAAFAEVLEYYGESSRSMAPNTFFAIFVRFTKTYKMVEQENEQRRRLEAASKAAALNQQKQQQQQQESQQVVRNNKINARKQQEALMSEMKARGVVADKRLLSQEDVYHGALEDILIGLKNEPYRRADAVRRSQRKRNENVRLSRTLDDMEF, encoded by the exons ATGGATTTGCCGCCAGACAAAGCCAAACTCCTGAAACAATACGACGACGTCAAAAAGTGGGACATGATATGCGACCAGGAGCGGGTGAGCGCGAAGGACCCGCCCTCGCACTACCTCAACAAGCTCAAGACCTACCTTGATCCTAAGGCTTCCAGGTCAAGCAGG AAACGCAAAATGGTCGGTGAGTCTACATCTACACAAGTTTTAAGGGATCTAGAGATCTCCCTTAGAACAAACCACATCGA GTGGGTCCGGGAGTTCTTGAGTGAAGAAAACCAAGGACTAGATGTTCTAGTGGACTATTTAACCTTTAGACTCATGATGCTCAG ACATGAGCAGAGATTACGAGAGAGTctagaagatgaagaggaatcGAAAAACATAAACGGTCAACTGAAACCATCAGTTGAAATTAACTCCCCACGAATGAAACGAGCGTCACGACATGTACAGAAGCTAAACATGGGAGATTCGAAGGATGACATCCATGTCTGCATCATGTGCTTGAGGGCTATCATGAACAACAAA TATGGATTCAACCTAGTTTTCGAACATCGAGAAGCCATCAGTTGTATTGCACTAAGTCTTAATCATAGGAGTTTAAG gacAAAGGCACTAGTCCTAGAGCTCTTAGCAGCCATCTGTTTAGTGAAGGGAGGACATGAAATCATTCTCAATGCTTTCAATAACTTCAAGGATGTCTGCTCTGAGACACAACGTTTCCAGACACTCATGAATTATTTCTCAAACTATGACTGTTTTTACATTGAATTCATG gTGGCATGTATGCAGTTCATCAACATTGTGGTACACAGTGTAGAGGACATGAACTTCCGTGTACATCTGCAGTATGAATTCACACAGCTAGGCCTTGATGACTACCTGGAGAAGCTAAGACACCACGAAAGCGAAGAATTAcag ATTCAAATTTCTGCATACCTCGATAATGTTTTTGATGTTGCTGCGCTCATGGAAGACAGCGAAACAAAGACGGCAGCACTGGAAAGGGTGGCAGAGCTGGAAGATGAACTCTCACAC TTGGCAGAGAGGATGTCTGAAATGGAAGCAGAATCACTTGCTAAACTAGTGGAACTGGAAGGAGAGTTGGTAGAGTTACGCAGGCAAAAAGAGGAATTGGAAAACGTTAATAGCCAG GTTCAAGAGGAAGTATCAACTCTACGAAGGGAAGTGAACCAGAAGAGTGAGGAGTCACGGCAAAGACAGTCATTATTGGAGAAGCAGATTGTAGAACTCGAAACACTTGCTCGCTCAAAATCTCATAAAacca GTGGCGATATCTTTGATGGGCCAGGGCCagctcctccacccccaccaccaccacctccccccagtGTTGGGATGGCTCCcgctccaccaccaccaccacttccaggTACTGGTGGTTGTCCACCTGCACCTCCCAAATTACCATTTGGTATGGTGAGTGGCCCCAGACCCCCTCCACCCATACCTCCTTCCATGGCAGCTGCTGTCATGTCTCCTCCTGACTCCATGACCATCAAGAAGAAGGTCAACACCAAATACAAGCTTCCGACACTCAACTGGGTGGCATTGAAACCTAACCAG GTGAGAGGGACGGTCTTCAACGAACTAGACGATGAGAAGCTCTTTAACTGCATAGACTTCTCTGACTTCGAAGAGCACTTTAAGATTGGCCAAGGGGGCCCAGGAATGGCCAATGGGGATGTTTCAGAGGTCGACGCACTCCATGGATTTGGGAGCAAGAGATTCAAGAAGCCTGAATTAACCTCCTTGATGGAACACACACGGTTGAGAAATATTG CCATCTCCAGGCGAAAACTGGATCTGCCATTTGACATAGTTAGCAGAGCCATCAATTCGTTAGACTTAAAGACGCTGAGTGTAGAGAGTGTGGAACTCCTTCAGCGCATGATACCCAATGATTCAGAG GTCAAGGCGTATCGTGAGTACGAACGTGATCGGAAACCTGTGAACCAGCTGACAGATGAAGACCAGTACATGCTCCAGCTCAGCAAGGTGGACAGACTGAGTACCAAACTACAGATTATGAGCTTTATTGCCAACTTCTTTGACAGTGTACATACTGTCACTCCA CAAGTTCATGCAATCATCACAGCATCGCGCTCAGTTAGAAATAGTAACAAGTTGAAAAAAGTACTTGAAGTAATTCTTGCTTTTG GTAACTACATGAATAGCAGCAAACGTGGTCCAGCGTATGGCTTCAAACTTTCGAGTCTGGATACTTTGTGTGATACAAAGTCAGCGGACAAAAAGATGAGTGTGATGCATTACATTCAGGAAACCATGAGAGCGAAGTTCCCAGATATCACTAATTTCGACGCAGAACTAAGGTTTATTGAAAAGGCTGCACAGG TATCACTGGAGAATATTATCACAGATGTCAGTGAACTAGAAAAGGGTATGGAGCAAGCAAAGAAGGAATATGAACGGGGAAGAGACATGAGGAGTGTGGAGGGACAGGCTGCATCTAGTGTGCTCAAGGATTTCTTGAGTAATTCAGAGGAAAAGTTGAAAAAG TTGAAAGCGGAGGCCAAGACAGCACAAGCGGCCTTTGCAGAAGTGTTAGAGTACTATGGAGAGAGCTCAAGAAGTATGGCTCCTAACACCTTCTTTGCCATTTTTGTCCGTTTCACCAAAACTTATAAG ATGGTGGAGCAAGAGAATGAGCAGCGGCGCCGATTAGAGGCTGCCTCCAAAGCAGCAGCTCTGAACCAACagaagcaacaacagcagcagcaagaaAGTCAGCAGGTGGTTAGAAACAACAAAATCAATGCACGTAAACAACAG GAGGCGCTGATGAGTGAAATGAAGGCGCGTGGTGTGGTTGCAGATAAACGCCTTCTTTCTCAAGAGGACGTTTACCATGGAGCTCTTGAGGATATCCTCATTGGCCTGAAAAATGAGCCATACCGACGAGCTGATGCAGTAAGGAGAAGCCAGAGGAAACGTAATGAAAATGTGAGACTCTCCCGTACTTTGGATGACATGGAATTTTAA